GCCCGGCGCGCCCGGGCGACATCAGGCATTCGGCGGCCGATGTCTCGCAGATTCGCGAGGTTCTCGGCTGGCATCCCGGGACGAGTTTCGAGGTCGGCCTACGAGAGTTGCTTGCAGCACCGTCGCCATGTGAGCCTGGCACGGTCTCATAGCGCGGCTCTGAGGTCGGCCCCACCCGTTACATCGGTGGCGCAGGCCTCCGTGCCTGCGTCCGATAGGCGCCAGGTCATCGCTTCAGGCGTAGTCCACGAGTTCCCCGGGACCGCGCTGCTTCTGGATGTAGGCCTGGAGGTCGGCGATCGAGGCCGAGCCGAGGTTCTTGCAGCCGTAGCCGCGCTGCCAGAGACCGCGACCGCCGAGCTTGGCGGCCAGGTCCGGATGGTCGCGCAGTACGCGCATGCTCGAGTGGCCCTTGAGGCGCTGGGCCACCTGCGCGACCGAGCGATTCGGCGGGATGGCGACCAGGATGTGCACCTGGTCGTCGGCGACCGCGACGCCGCGAATCTTGTCGAGGCCATAGTTGTCGACCTCGCGGAAATGCTCGATGAGGGACTCGACGACGGGGGCGAGCAGTTTGCGGCGCCCGCGGGTCGTCACGATGAGGTGGAAGTTGTGCGCGTACTGGGCCTTGTCGGACGCTCGGAAGAAGGACATCTTGGTGCGCATGGCGGCTCTCCTCAACAGGGGGACCCATGCGTTATGACATAACTATTGGTTTAATGTCAATAGGGCAAGCCTAACTTTCTATCACGGCCGCCTGGAGTGACCGCGCCGCCTTGCGCAGGGACTTGAGATAGCTTTCGAGCTGGTCGTGGTCGAGCCGGAAGTAGTCCGAGAAGCGCGGACCGATGCCCAGTTCGAACGAGGCGCCCTTCGGGTCCTTGCGGACCAGGCCGCGTTCGACGAGATCCTTGATGTGGTCGTACGCCGCCGATCCGCGGGCTTCGACGATGTCCTTCTGCAGCACCGGTTCGCGGGCCGCGATGAGCGTGAGCGTGCGGAGGGCGGCCTGGGGCAGATCGGTGGGGAGCAGGCGGTCCACGATCTTCTGGTAGAGCGGCTTGACCTGGATGATAAAGCCGTCCTCGGTCATGCCGATTTCCAGCGCGCCGTACGGCCGGTTGACGTAGTCGGTCACCAGCAACTCCAGGGCGGCCCGGGCGGCGCGTTGCGAGGTCCCCAGCATGTCCGCCAGGTGCGGCAGGCTC
Above is a window of Candidatus Tanganyikabacteria bacterium DNA encoding:
- the tnpA gene encoding IS200/IS605 family transposase, with amino-acid sequence MRTKMSFFRASDKAQYAHNFHLIVTTRGRRKLLAPVVESLIEHFREVDNYGLDKIRGVAVADDQVHILVAIPPNRSVAQVAQRLKGHSSMRVLRDHPDLAAKLGGRGLWQRGYGCKNLGSASIADLQAYIQKQRGPGELVDYA
- the scpB gene encoding SMC-Scp complex subunit ScpB; the encoded protein is MKQRSPERLTPEDLAPQIEAALFATAEPMSLPHLADMLGTSQRAARAALELLVTDYVNRPYGALEIGMTEDGFIIQVKPLYQKIVDRLLPTDLPQAALRTLTLIAAREPVLQKDIVEARGSAAYDHIKDLVERGLVRKDPKGASFELGIGPRFSDYFRLDHDQLESYLKSLRKAARSLQAAVIES